A stretch of the Capra hircus breed San Clemente chromosome 10, ASM170441v1, whole genome shotgun sequence genome encodes the following:
- the PNP gene encoding purine nucleoside phosphorylase — protein sequence MENGFTYEDYQDTAKWLLSHTKHRPQVAVICGSGLGGLINRLTQAQTFDYSEIPNFPQSTVPGHAGRLVFGILNGRACVMMQGRFHMYEGYPLWKVTFPVRVFRLLGVETLVVTNAAGGLNPNFEVGDIMLIRDHINLPGFSGENPLRGPNDERFGVRFPAMSDAYDRDLRQKAHSTWKQMGEQRELQEGSYVMVAGPNYETVAECHLLQKLGADAVGMSTVPEVIVARHCGLRVCGFSLITNKVILDYESQGKANHEEVLEAGRQAAQRLEQFVSILMASIPLSRHAS from the exons ATGGAGAATGG ATTTACATATGAAGATTATCAAGACACTGCAAAATGGCTTTTGTCTCACACCAAACACCGACCTCAAGTGGCAGTGATCTGTGGTTCTGGATTAGGAGGTCTGATTAACAGATTAACTCAAGCCCAGACCTTTGACTACAGTGAAATACCAAACTTTCCCCAAAGTACAG ttccaGGTCATGCTGGTCGACTGGTGTTTGGGATCTTGAATGGCAGAGCCTGTGTGATGATGCAGGGCAGGTTCCACATGTATGAAGGCTACCCGCTCTGGAAG gTGACATTCCCAGTGAGAGTTTTCCGGCTTCTGGGTGTGGAGACCCTAGTGGTCACCAATGCGGCTGGAGGGCTCAACCCCAACTTTGAGGTTGGCGATATCATGCTGATCCGTGATCACATCAACCTACCTGGTTTCAGTGGTGAGAACCCTCTCAGAGGGCCCAATGATGAAAG GTTTGGAGTTCGTTTCCCTGCCATGTCTGATGCCTACGACCGGGATTTGAGGCAGAAAGCTCACAGTACCTGGAAACAAATGGGGGAGCAGAGAGAGTTACAGGAAGGCTCCTACGTGATGGTGGCGGGCCCCAATTATGAGACTGTGGCCGAGTGTCACCTGCTGCAGAAACTAGGGGCAGATGCTGTTG gcatgAGCACGGTACCAGAAGTTATAGTCGCAAGACACTGTGGACTTCGAGTCTGTGGCTTCTCACTCATCACAAACAAGGTCATCTTGGATTATGAGAGCCAGGGGAAGGCCAATCACGAGGAAGTACTAGAGGCTGGGAGGCAAGCTGCTCAGAGATTGGAGCAGTTTGTCTCCATTCTTATGGCTAGCATTCCACTGTCCCGGCACGCCAGTTAA